AGGGTGCTCCGGCCGGCGAATACACGGTGGTCTGGCGCGTGGTCAGCTCCGACTCGCACCCCATCGAGGGCACCTTTACGTTTACGGCATCCGGGACAAGCACGACGACGGCGAGCGGCCAGGCAGGTGCCTCCCAGTCGGCTTCGGTGGCTGTTCCGACGGCGGGCACGGCGGCCCCCGGTACCGAAAACATTGAGCCGGCTCCGGCCGCTTCCCAGCCCTTCCCCTGGAGCATCGTTGGCCTCGCCGTGGTGGCGATTGCCCTGGTGATCTTCCTCGCTGTTACAGCCCGGAAGAAACTCGCGGTTCCCAACGACCCGGATGGCGAAAATTCCCCGGAATAACAAGGTTTTCTACATACTTGCGAAGATCTCGAAATGGTCACCGCGACACGCCAAAACTGAACTTCTCGTTACGTAAATGTGACTTTGAGATGATCTTCCTGTACGGTTGTACCTGTGCCTGTTCCACGTAGCGGGCACTTCCGGCCTGATTGCCTAGCTCTGCCGCAGTCCGGAATCCGTTCGCAGACAAACCTACGGCAGAGACGGGGAACCCATTTTGGCCCGCTTTCAGAGCGCGCCTTGGGGTGAAGTCACGAAGCTTCCGCTGAACAGCGGGGGATAGTGGCCGGGTGACTCCCATCCGAATCCGACAGCTAACCTCGCAGGCATCGGGAGAGGCTCTTTCATGTCTTCACGCATTCTTCGCGGCCGTCGTAAGGCGGACAGCGTACGTCCTAATCCGTTCATCTCAATCTCCAAGGCCGTTGCCAGCAACGCCTCGGGCGCAGGTCGCCAGGCCGCTGTCATCGCAGCAGCTTCGGGCCTCGTCCTTACGGGTTCCATTGCTGCCCACGCAGCAGAAACCCCTGTTCAGCGCGACTCCAGCCCTGCTACGGTCGCCGAGACCGTCACCGAGGGTCCCACCAAGGTTGTTACGGCCGCATCCACGGCCAAGGTCAACTTCGAGCGCCCTGCGGTTGCTTCCGTAGCGGCTCCCGTTATTGAAAAGCCGGCGCCCGTTGCTCCGGCCCCGGCGGCCAAGGCTCCTGCGACCGCTACCGTTCAGGCGGCGGCAACCACTGCTGCCGCTCCCGTCGCGGCTGCCCCTGCTGCTGCAGCTCCGGCTGTTGGTGGCATTAACGCTGCCATGGTCGCCTCGGCTTACGCCCAGATCGGCATCTTCCAGGACTGCACCGCGATGGTCGAAAGGGCCCTCGGCTCCGCAGGCATTCCGGTTGGCGACCTCGCACCCATGCAGTTCATGAACTACGGCAAGGTTGTCAGCGACCCCCAGCCCGGTGACATGATCGTCCAGTCCGGCCACGTAGCTATCTACATCGGCAACGGCCAGGCCATCAGCGGTGGCATCAACGGTAACCAGACGGGCATCCACCCGATCAGCTGGCTTACCGCAACAGGCCCCATCACGTACGTACGCGCTGGCGCCTAAGCTTCACGCTCCAGCTCAAAAGGCCGATGCCTTCGAGGACCAAAGTCTTCGAAGGCATCGGCCTTTTTTCGTAACCGGCCCTTTAGCAATCGACCCTTTACGTACCGCTCTTTTGAGTTAATTTTTGTTCGTTTAAGGCAAGGACTGAACTGGCCTTCGGTGGTTTCTACGCCAGGGCGATGCCCGGCCCAGCTGGGAGAGCCACCTTGGATGAGATCGCTTGCCCCACGGCTTTGGCTTGCCGGAGTACTTCCTTGGGCGTGGGGGTGATGAGTTCGCCAACGCCCACCAAGTGCATGCCGACGGCACGCATGGCTGCCACGAGGTTCTGGCCAATGGCGATTCCGAGATCGGCCAGCATGCGGCGCAGTTGACTCTGGGCGCAGCGCGTCACCACAATGTGGTCGGCCAGGAGGACTCCACTGGCCGTATGCACGGCCCATTGCCGTGGGGTGGATTCAAGCGGCCCGTAAACACTTAGCCCGGCCTTGAGGCTGGCCGTGTTCAGGCTCGCTGCGAGTCCATATCCAAGTTGCAGCGTGGAGTCTCCACCGAGGAAGTCCAGGCGAACAGCGCGTGTGGTGTTGCGGACATCCAGATGGTGGCTGGCGGCGTAGTTGCGCAAGTGGCGCAGGATCTCGTTGCGTTCCTGCATTGCTGCGGGGTCGGCAGCGTCGCAGCGTTGGAGCATTCCCGTATGGACTGATGGTCCGGTGGCCGATAAAGCACCAAAGCCGTCCAGCACGATGGAACCCACGCCATAGCGGCTGAGCTCGCTGGCAACAGCCAACCCGGAGAGGCCGGTGCCGATCACCACGGTGGTAGTCCGTTCCGTGACGGAATCAGGAGTGAGTGACACTGCTTGGGTTCCTCCTTGACGTGTGTGCCTTTCAGCAGCGCGTGGGATCGCGTCCGAGTTCCCCAAGCGGCCGCAAATAAATGGCCGGATTGTGTCCTGGGACACTTTTGCCGGCCATTCGGTGACTCGAACACTACCGAACTTTTTCTGCCATGGATAGCCTCGGCGACTGCGTGTTTTGGATGTTCATCGGCAGCGCAATCCAGAGGTCGATGAAGGTGTCGAAAACCGAGCCCGGACCGTTATGCACATAGCCCAAAGTCGCCTTGATTCGGTAATGCCAACCGAGAATAGTGGGCATTGGAAGGAGAACCCGCGGGTTTCTTCGGCCCCGGCTATTGGTTGCACACCAGCAAGGGAACACCGGTACGGAGAACCTCTGGCAGAATGGCCGGAACATCAAGCAGTAGGTGGAGAGGCGGGCCCAATGGACCAGCACGGCAGACACATTGAAGAACCACGGGACGGCGAGGACCAAGCAGTGGCGCCTGGTGGAATCGTCGTCGGAGTGGACGGTTCCGAGCATGGTCAATGCGCCCTGGTTTGGGCTGCTCGTGAGGCGGAACGCCGCCAGCTTCCCCTGCATATAGTCACGGCGTATTCGGTGCCCATCTTCGCAGCATCCGGCCTCGACGGCGGATACGCCACCGTAGACGATTCTGTGATCCGCGAGGGCGCGGAAGCCATCGTCAAGCAGGCCATGGATAAGGTCTCGGGTTACAACATCGATGTCGATGCGTCTGTGGAGAACGGCGATGCCGCGGGTGTCCTCCTGGATCTCTCCGCGAACGCCGCGCTCCTGGTCTTTGGCAGCCGTGGCCGCGGCGGCTTCGTCGGGCGTCTCCTGGGTTCGGTCAGCAGCGCCTTGCCTGCCCACGCTAAATGCCCTACCGTGACGGTCCCGCTCTACTGCGCCGACCGTTTGGGTGAGAACACCGCGGACAAGCACATCAAGGCTGAGCACGCCAAGGCCGGGCCGCGCACGGTGGAAAACGTCGTAGCAGTGGGCGTGGACGGTTCCGAACAAGCCCGCGTCGCCGTCCTCGAGGCAGCCGAACAAGCCCAGCGGATGGGGGCCAAGCTCCGCGTCATATGCGCAGTCCCGCAGTACAGCGGCTCCTTGGCCTGGGTGCCGGCACCCTTGGACCGCGATGCCTTGTTTGCGGACATCAAAGTGCAGTTGGATGCAGGTGCCGCCTGGCTTCGCAGCCATTTTCCCCAGCTGCCTCTGGAAACCGAGCTGAGGGACGGCTCACCCGTTGACGTCCTGGTTGAGGCCAGCCGCGGGGTGGAGCTGGTTGTCCTCGGTACGCGGGGCCGCGGTGGTTTCGCGGGCATGCTCCTTGGTTCCACCTCCGATGGCGTTCTCCATCACGCCAAGGGGCCGGTCCTCGTTGTTCCGGACCGCGAGGATCCGCGACTCGCGGACCGTCCCAAATTCGGACCCATGCTCGGCGCGGCTTAGAGCGCTGGCGCGCACCGCCCATGGATAACCAGCAGCCTGGGAAACACCGGCAGGAAAACAATGCGGGCCCGGATGTAAACGCCCCGGTGTTCATTCGGGATATTGCCGACATCCGGGCGGACATGCTCCCCGAGGTAGGCGGCAAGGCTGCCAATCTCGGCGAGTTGAGTGCCGCCCGCCTGCCGGTGCCGCCAGGTTTTTGTCTCACAACGTCCGCCTACCGCTACGCCCTCTCAGCGATTGGGATGGAGGACGTCGTTGCACTTCTGCAGGACGTCGCGGCATCTGACCTGGACGAACTCAATAGGCTCGCGGCCCGGGCGAGGTCGTTGGTGCTCGACGCCGGAGTACCCACCGACGTCGCCGAGTCGGTCCGGGCGGCGTATCAAAAGTTG
This window of the Arthrobacter sp. StoSoilB5 genome carries:
- a CDS encoding copper resistance CopC family protein; this translates as MRTIRPLLAAVVAALAFASALLFAAAPASAHDVAESTNPANGARVTEVPASVSITFNNRPLAIGSGVTVTSGGENWADGAVEIIDNMAVQKLRQGAPAGEYTVVWRVVSSDSHPIEGTFTFTASGTSTTTASGQAGASQSASVAVPTAGTAAPGTENIEPAPAASQPFPWSIVGLAVVAIALVIFLAVTARKKLAVPNDPDGENSPE
- a CDS encoding NlpC/P60 family protein; the encoded protein is MSSRILRGRRKADSVRPNPFISISKAVASNASGAGRQAAVIAAASGLVLTGSIAAHAAETPVQRDSSPATVAETVTEGPTKVVTAASTAKVNFERPAVASVAAPVIEKPAPVAPAPAAKAPATATVQAAATTAAAPVAAAPAAAAPAVGGINAAMVASAYAQIGIFQDCTAMVERALGSAGIPVGDLAPMQFMNYGKVVSDPQPGDMIVQSGHVAIYIGNGQAISGGINGNQTGIHPISWLTATGPITYVRAGA
- a CDS encoding FAD-binding protein, with the translated sequence MSLTPDSVTERTTTVVIGTGLSGLAVASELSRYGVGSIVLDGFGALSATGPSVHTGMLQRCDAADPAAMQERNEILRHLRNYAASHHLDVRNTTRAVRLDFLGGDSTLQLGYGLAASLNTASLKAGLSVYGPLESTPRQWAVHTASGVLLADHIVVTRCAQSQLRRMLADLGIAIGQNLVAAMRAVGMHLVGVGELITPTPKEVLRQAKAVGQAISSKVALPAGPGIALA
- a CDS encoding universal stress protein, with the translated sequence MDQHGRHIEEPRDGEDQAVAPGGIVVGVDGSEHGQCALVWAAREAERRQLPLHIVTAYSVPIFAASGLDGGYATVDDSVIREGAEAIVKQAMDKVSGYNIDVDASVENGDAAGVLLDLSANAALLVFGSRGRGGFVGRLLGSVSSALPAHAKCPTVTVPLYCADRLGENTADKHIKAEHAKAGPRTVENVVAVGVDGSEQARVAVLEAAEQAQRMGAKLRVICAVPQYSGSLAWVPAPLDRDALFADIKVQLDAGAAWLRSHFPQLPLETELRDGSPVDVLVEASRGVELVVLGTRGRGGFAGMLLGSTSDGVLHHAKGPVLVVPDREDPRLADRPKFGPMLGAA